The nucleotide window TCGCCGCGCTCTTCGCCTGGGGCGCCTTCGCCGGCATCCGCCGCCACCCCTACGGGCTGCTGTTCGCGAAGCTCGTCCGGCCGCGCCTCGGCGCACCGGCCGAGCTCGAGGATCCGCGCCCGCCGACCTTCGCGCAGGGCGTCGGCTTCGTGGTGACGGCGGTCGGGCTGCTCGTGGGCGCATTCGGCGTGGCCCCGGCGGTGCCGATCGCGGCATCCATCGCCTTCGTGGCGGCGTTCCTGAACGCGGCCTTCGACTTCTGCCTGGGCTGCTGGCTGTACCTGCTGCTCGTGCGTGCACGGGTCATCGCCCGCGCCTGAGCGACGCCGGCGGGGTTGCCGGGCGCGCCGCGCGTCCGCCGGGGCTCCCGCCGGCAGCCGCGAGACCCTAGGCTGGCTGCACGCGACGACGAGGAGGATGCCATGTCGGTGACGAGTGAATCCACGACGGTCTGGAACGGCACGCTGATGGAGGGGTCGGGCACCGTGAGCCTCGACTCTTCGAAGGCGGCCGCGTTCCCCGTCGACTGGAAGGCGCGTGCGGAGGGCGAACGCAACACGACGAACCCCGAGGAGCTGCTCGGTGCGGCCCATTCGGCGTGCTTCTCGATGGCGCTCTCGCATGCGCTCGCCGGCGCCGGCTTCACAGCCGAGAGCATCCAGACGACCGCGGCGGTCACCTTCGAGGCCGGCCGCGGGGTGCTCGGCAGCCACCTGCTCGTCAGCGCCCGCGTTCCCGGCCTCGACGAGGAGGCTTTCGCGCGTTTCGCCGAGGAGGCGAAGTCGGGGTGCCCGATCTCGCAGGCCCTCGCCGGCATCCCGATCACGATCGAAGCCGTTCTGGCCTGAGGTGCGGGTCCTCATCGCCGGTGCGTCCGGCTTCATCGGCCGAGCCCTCACGGCCCGCCTCGTCGCCGAGGGTCACGAGGTCGTGCGACTCGTGCGGCGACGCGCGGAGGCCGACGACGAGTCGTCGTGGGCGCCGGCGGCCGGCGTCATCGATTTCGCGGTGATGGACCGGGCGGATGCCGTCGTGAACCTCGCCGGTGCGTCCCTGGCCCGCATCCCGTGGACGGCGGCGGTGCCGAGGGAGCTCGTCGCGTCACGGCTGGATGCCACCCGCACCCTGACGGATGCGATGCGCAAAGCCCGCCGGGCGCCGGCGGTGTTCGTGAACGCTTCGGCGGTCGGGTTCTACGGGGACCGACCGGGCGAACGCCTCACGGAGGCCTCGGAGAAGGGCGAGGGCTTCCTCGCCGATCTCGCCGACCGGTGGGAGGCGACCGCGGAGCTCGCCCCAGAGGAGACCCGTGTGGTGCAGCTGCGTTCGGGCGTCGTGCTCGGCGACGGCGGGGTGCTCGGCAGGGTGCGCGGGCTCACGCGCGCCGGGCTCGGCACGCGCCTCGGCACGGGCGGCCAGCATTGGCCGTGGATCTCCCTCGACGACGAGGTGGATGCCGTGATGCACCTCCTCGAGCGCTCCGCCGAACAGGGGCCGTTCAATCTGACGGGTCCGGTTCCGGCGACGGCCGACCGGGTGCTCGGCGGCCTCGCGGAGCGTCTGCACCGCCCCTACTGGATCGCGGTGCCCGACGGAGCCCTGGACGCCCTGGCGGGGGCGGCCGGCCGCGAACTGCTGCTGGCCAGCCAGAAGGCCCTGCCGGTGCGGCTCGTGCAGGACGGGTTCCGCTTCCGGCACGAGACGGTCGAGCAGGCGCTGGAT belongs to Agromyces archimandritae and includes:
- a CDS encoding DUF4395 domain-containing protein — translated: MSDPAGIDPRGPRFGASITSVLLLATAVVGFAGASLAAWWMLAVIAALFAWGAFAGIRRHPYGLLFAKLVRPRLGAPAELEDPRPPTFAQGVGFVVTAVGLLVGAFGVAPAVPIAASIAFVAAFLNAAFDFCLGCWLYLLLVRARVIARA
- a CDS encoding OsmC family peroxiredoxin, with amino-acid sequence MSVTSESTTVWNGTLMEGSGTVSLDSSKAAAFPVDWKARAEGERNTTNPEELLGAAHSACFSMALSHALAGAGFTAESIQTTAAVTFEAGRGVLGSHLLVSARVPGLDEEAFARFAEEAKSGCPISQALAGIPITIEAVLA
- a CDS encoding TIGR01777 family oxidoreductase; this translates as MRVLIAGASGFIGRALTARLVAEGHEVVRLVRRRAEADDESSWAPAAGVIDFAVMDRADAVVNLAGASLARIPWTAAVPRELVASRLDATRTLTDAMRKARRAPAVFVNASAVGFYGDRPGERLTEASEKGEGFLADLADRWEATAELAPEETRVVQLRSGVVLGDGGVLGRVRGLTRAGLGTRLGTGGQHWPWISLDDEVDAVMHLLERSAEQGPFNLTGPVPATADRVLGGLAERLHRPYWIAVPDGALDALAGAAGRELLLASQKALPVRLVQDGFRFRHETVEQALDAAVSARASRPVPAR